One Turneriella parva DSM 21527 genomic region harbors:
- the rplN gene encoding 50S ribosomal protein L14 has product MLQMLSWLKVADNTGARQVQVIKVLGGSKKRYAGVGDIIVVAVKAATPAYGIKDSAGKKDHKKQVQRAVIVRTKKELRRPDGSYIRFDENACALIDNQNNPKGTRIFGPVARELRDRQFMKIISLAPEVL; this is encoded by the coding sequence ATGTTACAAATGCTCTCATGGTTGAAAGTTGCAGATAATACCGGTGCACGTCAGGTGCAGGTCATCAAGGTTCTGGGTGGCTCTAAAAAGCGCTACGCCGGTGTGGGTGACATTATCGTTGTTGCGGTCAAGGCCGCGACACCTGCGTATGGTATCAAAGACTCGGCAGGTAAAAAAGACCATAAGAAGCAAGTGCAGCGGGCTGTAATCGTGCGCACTAAAAAAGAACTGCGCCGTCCCGATGGCTCGTATATTCGTTTCGATGAAAACGCGTGCGCGCTCATCGACAACCAGAACAACCCCAAGGGAACGCGTATCTTTGGGCCGGTTGCGCGCGAACTGCGCGACCGCCAGTTCATGAAGATCATTTCTCTGGCCCCCGAAGTATTGTGA